The following proteins come from a genomic window of Pyramidobacter piscolens W5455:
- a CDS encoding SurA N-terminal domain-containing protein, protein MQILTALRTQIKWILALFIVIFTASVGFMYGTGGSSDSDNQRTGDFVVAKVNGEELRISQLQEHLRSFVERNGIRDLSDKQMPLIYKAVFDEMVSNRAVIDEVARLKISAPADDVDRQLKEVENQYVTKEAFMQTLKNQGSSLEQVKAEIARQLAINKMLEDVSGGVVVSDDEIKTLYDALRGNFTLPAGIEADFVQLKSKEAADKFAEEVKADKDWDKALTIVSADVVQATSNDVHERIAAMEMVGKLEPISALNDGEISAPIEITSQDYFVVHRIKAVSEDVRPLSEVSDGIKTMLLQSKKVEAQRNYIKGLTDKMNVEIVAPELFTVTSDDVPPGDALPDEKLDGLKPAFIEDAADKAAAPAAAK, encoded by the coding sequence ATTCATGTACGGCACGGGCGGTTCCTCCGACTCCGACAATCAGCGCACCGGCGATTTCGTGGTCGCCAAGGTCAACGGCGAAGAGCTGCGCATCAGCCAGCTGCAGGAGCACCTGCGTTCGTTCGTCGAGCGCAACGGCATCCGCGACCTCTCCGACAAACAGATGCCGCTCATTTACAAAGCCGTGTTCGATGAAATGGTGTCCAACCGCGCCGTCATCGACGAAGTCGCTCGTCTGAAAATCAGCGCCCCCGCCGACGACGTCGACAGACAGCTGAAAGAGGTCGAGAATCAGTACGTGACCAAAGAAGCCTTCATGCAGACGCTGAAGAACCAGGGCAGCAGCCTCGAACAGGTCAAAGCCGAGATCGCCCGCCAGCTGGCCATCAACAAAATGCTGGAAGACGTTTCCGGCGGCGTGGTCGTCTCCGACGACGAGATCAAAACCCTGTACGACGCGCTGCGCGGCAACTTCACGCTGCCGGCCGGCATCGAAGCCGACTTTGTCCAGCTGAAGAGCAAGGAGGCCGCCGACAAATTCGCCGAAGAGGTGAAGGCCGACAAAGACTGGGACAAAGCCCTTACGATCGTCTCGGCCGACGTTGTCCAAGCGACCTCGAACGACGTTCACGAGCGCATTGCCGCGATGGAAATGGTCGGCAAGCTCGAGCCCATTTCCGCGCTGAACGACGGCGAAATCTCCGCTCCCATCGAGATCACCAGCCAGGATTATTTCGTCGTCCACCGCATCAAAGCCGTCTCGGAAGACGTGCGTCCCCTCTCCGAAGTCTCCGACGGAATCAAGACGATGCTCCTTCAGAGCAAAAAAGTGGAAGCCCAGCGCAACTACATCAAGGGGCTGACCGATAAGATGAACGTGGAAATCGTCGCCCCAGAACTCTTCACCGTCACGAGCGACGACGTTCCGCCTGGCGATGCCCTCCCCGATGAAAAGCTGGACGGGCTCAAGCCGGCTTTCATTGAGGATGCGGCGGACAAAGCCGCGGCTCCGGCCGCCGCGAAGTAG